Proteins found in one Xenopus laevis strain J_2021 chromosome 1L, Xenopus_laevis_v10.1, whole genome shotgun sequence genomic segment:
- the purg.L gene encoding purine-rich element-binding protein gamma isoform X1, translated as MDSERCTQTDCYLRNPLALTETINMERGRGQREGAGVSRNSYPQQYSYPSSQNLEIQELASKRVDIQKKRFYLDVKQSARGRFLKIAEVWIGRGRQDNIRKSKLTLSLSVAAELKDCLGDFIEHYAHLGLRSSHAQRSEHGSEKEHEPRRRPHPSSPSGSIGSEEPMTHSVLKTEYIERDNRKYYLDLKENQRGRFLRIRQTMTRGPGMIGYFGQSLGQEQTIVLPAQGMIEFRDALVQLIEDYGEGDIEERRGGSEEPPELPEGTSFRVDNKRFYFDVGSNRYGIFLRVSEVRPPYRNTITVPYKVWTRFGDNFVKYEEEMKKIYNSHKEKRMDAHVDSSEEQECPE; from the coding sequence CTGGCTCTTACAGAAACTATTAACAtggaaagaggaagaggacagaGGGAAGGTGCTGGTGTGAGCCGTAATAGTTATCCACAGCAGTACAGCTATCCTTCATCACAGAATTTAGAAATACAAGAGCTTGCATCTAAAAGAGTAGATATTCAGAAGAAGAGGTTTTACCTGGATGTAAAGCAGAGTGCAAGAGGACGTTTCTTAAAGATAGCAGAAGTATGGATTGGCAGAGGAAGGCAAGACAACATTAGGAAAAGCAAGCTgactttgtctttgtctgtagcTGCTGAATTGAAGGACTGTTTAGGTGACTTTATTGAGCACTATGCTCATCTGGGACTGCGTAGCAGTCATGCACAGAGGAGTGAACATGGAAGTGAAAAAGAACATGAACCTAGAAGGAGGCCACACCCATCTTCCCCTTCTGGATCTATAGGATCAGAAGAACCCATGACACACAGTGTTCTAAAAACTGAATATATTGAAAGGGATAACAGAAAATATTACCTTGATCTTAAAGAGAACCAGCGAGGTCGTTTTTTACGTATTAGGCAAACAATGACAAGAGGTCCTGGAATGATTGGTTATTTTGGTCAGAGCTTAGGCCAGGAGCAAACTATAGTTTTGCCAGCACAAGGGATGATTGAATTTAGAGATGCATTGGTCCAGCTTATCGAAGACTATGGAGAAGGAGACATAGAGGAAAGAAGAGGCGGGAGTGAAGAACCTCCTGAGCTTCCAGAAGGAACTTCTTTCAGGGTAGACAACAAGAGGTTTTACTTTGATGTGGGCTCCAACAGATATGGCATTTTCTTGAGAGTAAGTGAAGTTAGACCGCCTTATCGCAACACAATTACTGTCCCTTATAAAGTGTGGACTAGATTTGGGGATAATTTTGTTAAGTACGAAGAAGAGATGAAGAAAATTTACAACAGCCATAAAGAAAAGAGGATGGATGCACATGTGGACAGCAGCGAAGAGCAAGAATGTCCcgaataa
- the purg.L gene encoding purine-rich element-binding protein gamma isoform X2, with product MERGRGQREGAGVSRNSYPQQYSYPSSQNLEIQELASKRVDIQKKRFYLDVKQSARGRFLKIAEVWIGRGRQDNIRKSKLTLSLSVAAELKDCLGDFIEHYAHLGLRSSHAQRSEHGSEKEHEPRRRPHPSSPSGSIGSEEPMTHSVLKTEYIERDNRKYYLDLKENQRGRFLRIRQTMTRGPGMIGYFGQSLGQEQTIVLPAQGMIEFRDALVQLIEDYGEGDIEERRGGSEEPPELPEGTSFRVDNKRFYFDVGSNRYGIFLRVSEVRPPYRNTITVPYKVWTRFGDNFVKYEEEMKKIYNSHKEKRMDAHVDSSEEQECPE from the coding sequence AtggaaagaggaagaggacagaGGGAAGGTGCTGGTGTGAGCCGTAATAGTTATCCACAGCAGTACAGCTATCCTTCATCACAGAATTTAGAAATACAAGAGCTTGCATCTAAAAGAGTAGATATTCAGAAGAAGAGGTTTTACCTGGATGTAAAGCAGAGTGCAAGAGGACGTTTCTTAAAGATAGCAGAAGTATGGATTGGCAGAGGAAGGCAAGACAACATTAGGAAAAGCAAGCTgactttgtctttgtctgtagcTGCTGAATTGAAGGACTGTTTAGGTGACTTTATTGAGCACTATGCTCATCTGGGACTGCGTAGCAGTCATGCACAGAGGAGTGAACATGGAAGTGAAAAAGAACATGAACCTAGAAGGAGGCCACACCCATCTTCCCCTTCTGGATCTATAGGATCAGAAGAACCCATGACACACAGTGTTCTAAAAACTGAATATATTGAAAGGGATAACAGAAAATATTACCTTGATCTTAAAGAGAACCAGCGAGGTCGTTTTTTACGTATTAGGCAAACAATGACAAGAGGTCCTGGAATGATTGGTTATTTTGGTCAGAGCTTAGGCCAGGAGCAAACTATAGTTTTGCCAGCACAAGGGATGATTGAATTTAGAGATGCATTGGTCCAGCTTATCGAAGACTATGGAGAAGGAGACATAGAGGAAAGAAGAGGCGGGAGTGAAGAACCTCCTGAGCTTCCAGAAGGAACTTCTTTCAGGGTAGACAACAAGAGGTTTTACTTTGATGTGGGCTCCAACAGATATGGCATTTTCTTGAGAGTAAGTGAAGTTAGACCGCCTTATCGCAACACAATTACTGTCCCTTATAAAGTGTGGACTAGATTTGGGGATAATTTTGTTAAGTACGAAGAAGAGATGAAGAAAATTTACAACAGCCATAAAGAAAAGAGGATGGATGCACATGTGGACAGCAGCGAAGAGCAAGAATGTCCcgaataa